GCGGCAGGAGCAGTGAAGAATACGATCAAAGGAGATCTTCCATCCTGCAGTAAAAGAGAGATGGATGCAATCATTCGAAATCACAAGCATGTAGGACCGGAACTGGAAATGGACAGATAAAAAACAGGACAGACATTCTTTTTATTTGGAGAATGCCTGTCCTGTTTTTTGTGAATACTAATGTAGATGTGTGCAGTTTGCAGCACGAGAAGAAAACAGCATATTTTATGAAGATTTCGAAATTAACAGAAAAATAGAATGATATGGATTTATATTTTGACATTATTACATTTTGCGGTATAATGACATTAAGTTCATGCGCAATGCATAGAATAGTTGCATTGTAATGGGGAAGTAAAGGAAGGTGGTGAAGAATCGATGGTGGAAGAAACAATCAAAGCAATCCGTGAAACCGAAGCAGCGGCAGATGTGATTGTAAAAGAAGCTGGGGAAAAAAGCCAGAAGATTCTGGAAGATGCCAGACAAGAGGCAGAACGTATGATCAAATCCCAGGAAGAAACACACCGGATTTCTGCACAGGATGCGATGCAGGATGCCAGAGAAAAAGCTAGGGTATTTCAGGAAGAGGCCCGTGTGCAGACAGAGAAAGAAATCAAGGTGTTAAAGGAGTTTGCTGTCCAGAAAGAAGCGGAGGCAGTGAGTGCAGTGATTTCTCAGTTAGTGTTGTGAAAAGAAATTAAAAAAGGAGGGAGTGCACTATGGCGGTACTGCAGATGCAAAAAATCAGTATCTGCGCCCTGAAAAAAGATCGAAAAGCAGTTCTGGAAAAGCTTCAGAGGATGAAGGTGATGGAGATCAGCCAGATTCTGGAGGAGGATCCTGATTTTACAACGATGGATACGAGACAGGAGCGAATGGAATTAGAAAAGAGCGCTTTACTTTCAGATCAGGCACTGGAAATTCTGGATCGGTATGCGCCGGAGAAGAAGTCGATGTTTTCTGCACTGGAAGGGAAGGCGCTGATCGAAGCGGGTGATTATGAAAAAGTGGTGGATCAGAAGGAACAACTTTTAGGTACAGTCAAGAGGATCCTTGCGCTGGATAAAGAAAAGGCAGAACAAAAAGCCGGTATCCTAAAGCTGGAGAACAGTATGGAAAGTCTGACTCCGTGGATGGATCTTCATGTACCGATGAATTATGGCGGTACGGCACATACAGTGATGCTGATCGGAACCATGCCGCTTGCCACGCTGGAAGAGATCTATCAGATGCTCGCACAGGATGCACCGGAAGTGGATGGTGTGGATGTGTCCGTTATCTATTCGGATAAGGATACCGTGTATCTGGCGGTTGTTTGTCTTACACAGGATGCAGAAAAGCTGGAAGAAGTATTGAGAAGCCGTGGATTTGCAAGACCGTCCCAGATATGGGACAAAGAGCCTGCGGCAGTGAAGGCGGAGCTGGAACAAACATGTCGGGAGTGCAAAGAGCGCATTCTGGAAATTGAAAAAGAGGTACGGTCATTTGCCGGTGAGCGTAAAAATATCCGGATTCTTGCAGATGATTACAGGGTGCGGGCAGAAAAATACGAAGTGCTCGGAAAGCTGCCGCAGTCAGAACGGGCATTTTTCATTACAGGATATGCTCCGGCAAAAGATACAGGACGCATTGAAGAGAGTCTGACGAAGGAGTTTACGTGCGTCATTGATATTGAAGAAATCAAAGAGGATGAAGAATCGCCAACGCTTTTAAGCAACAATTCATTTTCC
This window of the Mediterraneibacter gnavus ATCC 29149 genome carries:
- a CDS encoding V-type ATP synthase subunit I; the protein is MAVLQMQKISICALKKDRKAVLEKLQRMKVMEISQILEEDPDFTTMDTRQERMELEKSALLSDQALEILDRYAPEKKSMFSALEGKALIEAGDYEKVVDQKEQLLGTVKRILALDKEKAEQKAGILKLENSMESLTPWMDLHVPMNYGGTAHTVMLIGTMPLATLEEIYQMLAQDAPEVDGVDVSVIYSDKDTVYLAVVCLTQDAEKLEEVLRSRGFARPSQIWDKEPAAVKAELEQTCRECKERILEIEKEVRSFAGERKNIRILADDYRVRAEKYEVLGKLPQSERAFFITGYAPAKDTGRIEESLTKEFTCVIDIEEIKEDEESPTLLSNNSFSASMEGIVESYGLPKRGEFDPTTIMSFFYVFFFGMMLSDAAYGAIIAVACFVLLKKFPRMSRGMYQSIKMFMYCGISTLIWGILFGGYFGNIVDIVSQKFFGTTITVPALWFIPLNDPMKLLMYSMLFGMIHLFVGLGIKGYMCLKEKKIMDFFCDVVLWFMLLIGLILMLLPSEIFSSISQIQIVFPDAVNLVAKGLAIAGAVGILLMSGRDKKNPALRLALGAYDLYNITGWLSDVLSYSRLLALGLATGVIASVINQMGSMLPNNIAGVILFLVIFVIGHTLNLAINLLGAYVHTNRLQFVEFFGKFYEGGGRAFHPFTPDTKYVDVKEES